The DNA region TGTGCTTTTGAAACTGGTATTAAGAATCATATAATTTCACTACCAGCTACTGagattttggtattgtgataatgtatagcctttattgtacatggtagatcttgctgcaataacatgatgaaaaagtagaacTCATTCcacagaagtgtgagcacccttgctgtaaatgatgactaTGGAGGCTTTTCATACATACGTACCATACGtagcataaaataattatcacatGACAATAGcatcctcccctacccagtgcagtttacttTTCAAGTTCAATGAAATTCACTGTTAAAAaggcaaggtttttttttttttttttttttttttttttttgagttcaataaatgcatgatgtttctaAAGTCagtgagtaatcatgttaaataatcgtgatctcaatactGACCAAAATATAACCGTAATGCCTAAATATTTAATCGGCTCATGGCTGTTTTCCTGAGGAACTCCTTTGAGGAAGAAGGAGTGAGTTTATAAGTGTTGGGTTGTTTTCCGTACAGATCTTCTCTTCTGTCTGTAGTTAaataagataaacataaatgtttatgtctaagaaaagaaagagaaaacgtATTGAATTGTTTCTTTAAAAGACAACatgcaaaatatgttttattctgtcacatttttttaaaaacagaaatcgTACTTCCCATCTGAAATTAGCAAACCATTGCTTGTTTGCGGTCATTAGCTGGTCATGTTAATCTAATGTTGCACAACAGTTTTTCCTGTTCCATATTCATTATTCAGCACGTTCAAGTCATTTTgcacaatatttttacattgaaTTGGATTCAATTTCAATGTTATGGCCCAGTAGCTGGACAGGAAGTCCTGTTGAGATGTAAATGCATTATTGGTGTAAAGTCATAAATGGCGTAAGAATAAACTGATTGACAAAGGTAGACTTTTGCCAGTTTCCTtgatttcacgttgcatgtaaacaccttaactgccatttttaccagcttatccaatatgcacacggtttgacatcaaaaacagagaataatgcatttttttttatttcatgtaaatgtggatttcttgctttgtcttattttgatgctatttgcaccctggtgcaaataatagtACAGTATATGCTATATACACCCCAGTGaaaatagtggcaaatattatttgcaccctggtgcaaataatggtagatactaattgcactctggtgcaaatagtgtcagatactatttgcacccatttAACACTTAagtgtgtttattgtttatttagagtcccacagacacactacattaacctctccccctaaacctaaccttaaccttacatAAAAAAAGagccttggttttactacagtaaccatggtttcaccatggtattttttgtaatttacagtaaccacaaaattaaccatggttactatataaccACCATATAACTGTACTAACACCATAGttatttgcattaaaactatggtttctgccaaaaaaaacatggttactacaatattactatagcaaTACAGTCATgtaatctacacacaagcgacgCTGAGCTGCtggatcgacagaccccgcctctagctcaaacccttctctgcactccctgacattcaccatgaccaaattaCTGCGacgaaatcaacatttatattcatttttatctattattttaagtagtattaaaggaaatatgaagagtggaaacaggaaatcagataggaaaaagagtgggacaaaacatgGTTTCGAACCACGGTTGCtcggacaacagtacacattcttACACCGTCTTTACatcccacgccactgcagcgacacctaTTGTTTAGTTTgacatatatttctgtggttccaccagactattagggtgcaaatagctgcgctgatttttgggagtaatcagcataCTGGTGTGAATGCAAACGAGCTCAACGGTTGACATGTTGGGTAAAGTGGCAATAAAATAAAGGGTGAGATGGACGATAATACAGTAAATTGTCCAAAGAGAGTCCAGTCTATGGAAAACTACACAATAGTTTTCACTATcgtttatttgtcctttttaaactttcatttgtttttcatctttttgtgtagtcaaatcaaaacaaaaaccaCATGGATTGTTTTCTACAGTAGAATGGCACTGTTGTACTGAACACGATGTTCTAAACAagaattgtaatgttttttttttttttttacgttcatCTGCCTCTTGTTTTTCACCCGTAGAGGAGTATTGTATGTCAGCTCTCCATCTACCTGTCTTTATCCACTTAATTTTTACACCCCCCTTATGAAATATATCTCCCTCACTGTGTGCCTCCATCTGTTGCCTTATGAATTAGTGATGGTGGGAATAAGTGATGGACAGATGGCATGAGCTGTGTGTGGTTTACAATGATTTCTAACTATACTGAGATGCCATTGACCCTCAACCTTTATTATCTGAAATCACACAAAcccatatgaaataaaaaaagaatgctcTCAAGATCATAACCAGAGACTGCATACGCAACGGCTGGCAAATTTGGAAGGTGCTATAGCATATGCTTCTGTGgcgggggggcgtggtcatgtgtctgtctgcgggagagggaaagcggtaagactcgtcacctgggctgtaattactccactctctctctcctctgccgctCTGGCGGGTcattatcaggtctccctccaccatcactataatgagagacaggttttggagtaattacagcccaggtgacaagccttaccactttccatctcctgcagacagacacatgaccacgcccccccatgccacagcttCTTTTTAAATATCTGAACATTTCACCCCTGAAACATGACCCGTTTTCTCCATCTCTCCTGCAGTAATGGTGTGAGCGTGGAGGGGGCGACACACAAGCAGGTGGTGGATCTGATCAGGGCTGGAGAGAGGGAGCTGGTTTTGACTGTACTCTCCGTGCCAGCACAGGAAGCGGAAGGTCTCGATACCAGTGAAGAAGGCTCTGTGCTGCCCAATTATGACTACGGTGACAAGCAGGCAGTCCCCATTTCAATCCCTACATACAAACATGTGGAGCAGCACTCGGAGAAATTTGTGGTGAGTTCCGCATGGGACACCGTTTTGAATGCACCAACTAATCCCGTTTAGCAAGAGAATAAGAGTAATGTTGGTAAATTTACTTCGTAAATGTTGCCCACATAAATTCCAGAACACTCCAAAACGGCTTCAACTAATGTACTTCGCAAATGATGTAAATTTTATTAACTTTTGAACAAGGGCGTAGCCATGAAATTACTTTCGGTTGGGCCTCAGTAAAAATGCTTGGGCCAAGTTTTCTCCAATTATTTggtttttttacaaaattttccttaacaacagggAACcgccgcattcaaacagttctttcacacttttagaaatcagaatttatgaatttttttaactattttataaatatattatttgaagTCAAACAATAATTCCTAATAATTTGGGCCTGGGTTTAATTCATGTGGGCCCAGTCCCACCTCGCACCATCTGTGGCTATGCTACTGCTTTGAAATTGTTGTTGTTGAAATTTACGTAATAGAGTGGGGTTCTAGAAGTaaaaaaacccatttattttctcaatgggtgaattgatttttaatgatgacGTATAAACCTTTAAAATAGTCCGAcaatgagctccaaggttgttaatcgattgTTTATAATTCTGTTGAACCCATCAATctgcattttttcattgttaataaATTATGTGTAATAGTGGAATATCTGGTGAAGGACTACActcatggtccagcagagaaagttccaccaatcagagaatggtGGCCAACAAAGCAGGGCAAACAAGCTTTGAAGCGATCGCATTAGTCGATCTGAATGATGCAGTCGAGTcaatctccctacactctcaaactacttgtgtatttgcaaatatctgaatattttgcaatgaaattaaaatatatttttactacaCTTATAATAAACTACaataaatcagtagttttatatttgccctttgtttttaatttgattacgtcattcgcaatgcttcatgggatttagTTCTTGCCCTCATTGAAGACAGTAAGTATGCAGTTAAATACCGTTTACTtctttgtccgattttcaaaaagtttttgcttaatcaaagtttgtaatgttgtgatttaattcagagctggttggtttggtccaTGGCtttgaactcttttatgaaggattttcttaaatccctatggaagaaattaatgggacaAACACTTCTGggaccaagatggctgaaaaagtcgAAGGGCAATGTTGCGCTCCATTTGCAAGTACATTTGTTGTTTAGAAGTTGTTTGGAAATGATTTGAAATTCGTGTGGCCAACATTTACAATATTGACAATTTGAGAAGTGCATTTTGTCGAATTTGTTTTAGAATGATTGGAATTCTTTTGGTCGTCTTTACGAAGTAAATTTATAAAGTGTGCGCAATTTGTGTAATTAATTCTGTACATTTGTGAAAGTTGTTTTGTGCCAATCATTTTTTAAACGTGTTTCCAGTaagctctctctttttttcttaggTCTATAACGTGTACATGTCAGGCAGACAGCTGTGCTCAAAACGTTACCGGGAGTTTGCAATACTGAATCAGAACCTGAAGAGAGAGTTTTCCAACTTTACTTTCCCAAAGCTGCCAGGGAAATGGCCCTTCTCTCTGTCTGAACAGCAGCTGGACGCTCGCAGGAGGGGACTGGAGGAGTATCTGGAGAGAGGTGAGACACATTGAGCTGTGATGCTCAtgtaggtgattttttttttgttaagaatAAGCTATGCTTATATGTCCTGTGAAAATTTAATAAATCTGCATTTTATTCCTTTATGATTTTtacatattgatttattttcctGATTTCTATACACATGACTTAAATTGCTTCAGGCATGTTTTTGTTTAGTCATCTCTTTATGCAACAATGCAATAAACCATCACGGAAGTGGTTTTGTACACTCAGAGAGTTTGTGGTTGATGCATTGGATGAATGATGAAATGGTGTTGTAAAGGGCATGATTGTTATAAATATATATCCTCTCTCTTTCTATAGTGTGCTCAGTGCGGGTTATCAGTGAAAGTGACATTATGCAAGAGTTTTTGTCTGAATCAAATGAAGTAAGTATATGTGTACAAATACTGAAAGTTGCTTTGCATGAATATAGTTTTTAATAGCTAGTTTGCTCAACAACGCTCTTGATTTCAATGTCTTGTGTTAAAGAACCATAACGGTGTAACAGATGTCGAGTTACGGATAGCGCTACCTGATAAAACCACAGTCTCAGTGAGTGTCCGGAAAAACAGCACCACTGACCAGGTTTACCAGGTAAAACCTCACTTTTCAAAGTCATGCATAAGTATCTGCCCAACAACTCTATACTCATGCCACACACTCTGAATATGCGGATATCAACTCCAACACCTGGGTGGCCTCAACTATGAGATAAACAGGCTTATTCTAGAgataagtatatattttttttcactctcTTTTTCAGGCTCTTGTCATGAAAGTTGGAATGGACAGCATGATGGCCAGTTACTTTGCTCTCTTTGAAGTTATTAACCACTCCTTTGGTGAGCAATCTTTCCATCTTTCTTATAAGTGTGTAGTTTTCTGAATCTGTTGAAACTTCAAAGGAACAAGTCTAAAATTATTGAGTTAATTAGAGGTGTGACTCTTCACTGGCCTCATGATTTGATTCGATTATGATTAGATTTATAACAAttcaattgaccctttgctaagccccatCTTAAAAGCGCTTCTAATAACTTACGCTGATGCTACTAAACcaagtttttctctttttatgtcACTGCTGTGATCGTTTGCctttattctgattcacagtctccacactttttaatcaaattactgtctAATTGAACTATTTCATTTacaaaaacttcagataaatattcATTAcagtgtcactcttcataccagcccacgttaaaatattatccattccgtttatgagaatattttgccaaaaaccacgTCGTTCACGGCAATCTGCCAtgttccaatggggagttctgcagagcttgtcagagcgagcaactgtaaccaaggggggcggagcttagcgtcAGTTACAAAATGATTCTCGGTGCACCTTTTATCAATACACGTACTCCATATTAAATTATTGATTTAGATTGAATCAATTCCTAGTTTGTTACTATAACTACAACTGTCTGATTCAGGATGGCTACATGAGAAATCTGCTTCTGTGAGCATGCAGATGTCAGCTTCTCCTTTCCAcaccacaggtgatagtaaagtgaAACAAATAGAGGGTTGCTGCTTAAGAAATCAATCAGTTATTTCGTATACGCACTTATTTGACGAGCGAGAGACCAGCAATGAGCGACAGCCAAATAAATAGAGAGAGACACATTGGGAAGCAGGAGAATAAAAACATTACCCATGTCTCCCGAACTGCtgtctcatcattattttcagctgtttattTCACTCTCTGTGCACTAATGGGTTTGAGCTTGTTTTTTTGACGTGTTATCGCTAATAAACCCTCTTGTTGCTATGTGCGTGAGTTTATGAATGAATTTCAGGATTGTAGTTTCTGTTGGGGACGATGGCCGTGTGGTTGTTACATCCAGTCTGCAATCAGTTCTGTAGTGTGCACTTGGCTTTAGTATATGCACGTCATTTGTTTTTAGCCTTTCACTCTGTCTCTGGTGCGCACATAAGTTTCCGTGGCTTAGATTGAACTCAGAATTGATTCTGAatttttgagaatcgattcagaatcgttGGAGAAAGAATCATGATGCAGCtgagattagtttttttttttctcccacctcTAGTTTTCATGAATCttatcatgaacagttaaactctATAGTTCCAtttcaaccaaccaaccaaacaaacattTTGACCTTGTTGACAAGCTTGGTTAAGGTGCAGATTAAGGTCATTAGAGAGTTTTTCTGTAAATATTCAAGGTGGCCTATTTAAATATACATTagtaaataaatatgcattaaaggtggagtaagtcattttaatccaatacattttgtaaaattcCCTGAATATCTCCTCATGGTCCGCTAGCTGTCCGTACTCTGTGAAAAAAttctggtgtttgtacacagccctggctctgttaatgggaaaataaacaaagtggattggACCgttccacacaacactattgtgcgtgcatgaatttggggggcggagcttctgaaggagcactgaaggaaggggtgtgtttgtttggctgttgagttcaaatatcaacaatttttctcaggaatcgcttactccacAGATTTACCCTAATCTTGTGGttgacttttgttttgttttttgtgacattttaatttcagttaaCCAATATAGTGCAAGTCAATCTTTCTTATAATGTGCGAATGTAACCATAGTTTGCACCTAAATGCAATGGGTActacagttactgttactacaATACAACATTACCTTAGTATTAGCCAAAACTGTTATCAACAAAAGAAATTACAATGACAGAAAGATTATAAAAACTTCATATACAGTTTGAAACAGATaccatttaattgtttttatgttattctattttatttatagtaTTTCTCACTTTGTGTATGTCTTTTCTCAGTGCGTAAATTGGCTCCTAATGAGTTCCCACATAAGCTTTATGTTCAGAACTACACGTCAGCAGTGCTCGGCACGTGTCTCACAATGTGCAAATGGCTCTTCAgcacagaagaagaagaactgcTGCGGGACAACCCTCTGGCCCTGCACTACTGCTTCCATCAGGTCAGTCCCATCCGATTCAGATCAGCAAGACACTGTTCACTCAATTGTCCGCTGCTTCTAGTTGAATCTGATTCTTTGAAGCTTTTTGTTTTCCCCCAAAGTACACTTATGATGTTAGTCAATGTTTCTTGCACCAATAACAGCTCTAATTTTTTCACTCCTCCTCTGACTTTTAGAATGAAACAAAAAGgcttttttgctactgtacctttaagaattCTCAGTGTAAATTACCTCTAAGAGGAAGAAATAACACATGTTTGTGCAGAACATTAAATACAGCCTTTTTGACAGTGTGTTATAGACAAGCAATAAACACAAACTTCACaatttacagtaaatacaaaCCATAAACACAGCTAATGGACTTTGTACAGCTAGCAAAGTGTCACGTTAAAGCATTATCTAATACATCCTAGTTTAGTGTCCCTTTGCATTTTATTCGCTATATTTGCATAGCTGAACTTGGAAAAGATGCCTTCATTTGTGACAAAGTATATAATTGGCTTGCGTTCAGTCAATACTTCATCTTAACCTCAAATGATCATATCAGTTGATGCAGTTCATCTCTTACTTTAGCTTTTTTTCCTCTTTCGTTCAGGCACAGGATGATGTGAAGAAGGGCTTCATTAAAGCAGAGGATAAGGCATACCAACTGCAGAAGTTCGCAGAACAGAGGAAGATGGCAATGGTCTCTGATCCTTTATTTGTTGTAGAATTTTAAACAAGCctggttttaaataaaatatcactattaaatatttattcaatttaaaatgcttatttaagtaatataatatataaacaaaatgataatggtttgagtatttctgtaactgctgatctcctgggattttcacgcacaacagtctctagagtgtaaagagaatagtgccaaaaacaaaaaacatccagtgaccggaagttctgtggacagaaactccttgttgatgacagaggtcaatggagaatggccagactggttcgaactgatagaaagtctatggtaactcggataacccctctgtacaattgtagtgagcagaaaagcatctcagaatacacaatgtcaaaccttgaggcggatgggctacaacagcagaagaccacattgggttccacctttgtcagccaagaacagaaaactgaggctgcagtgggcctaccatctgcatgtcacagcagaaatcgagattcatcagaccatcCAATCGTCTGCCATCCAGTtttggtgcacctgtgcccactgTAGCCTCCGTttcctgttcttggctgacagtagtggtacccggagagtaacccatccacctcaatgttcgacatgttgtactttcagaaatgcttttctgcatagcactgttttAACTTGTGGTAATTTGGGTTATTGTCATCCTCCAGTCAGCTTgggccagtctggccattctcctctgaccccTGTTATTAACATgccgtttttgcccacagaactgccgctcgctggatgtttttgtttttcacgccattctctatacactctagagactgttgcatgtgaaaatcccaggagatcagcagttacagaaatacacaaaccagcccgtctggcaccaacaatcatgccacggtcagaatcactaagatcacatttttccccattatgatggttgatgtgaatattaactgaagctcctgattttatgcacagcagccacacgattggcagattaggtaatcgcatgaataagtaggtgtacaggtgtacctaataaagtgctcagtgtgtgtgtgtgtgtgtgtgtgtgtgtgtgtgtgtgtgtgtgtgtgtgtgtgtgtgtgtgtgtgtgtgtgtgtgtgtgtgtgtgtgtgtgtgtgtgtttatatatatatatatatatatatatatatataatttatattaaatatattataaaaataattgattAGTTAATGATAattacaacatatacatttttaaaatcaaaagatgtattagttgatgcactatgaactaacaatgaacaattgtatttttattaactaacattaacaaagattaataaatgatgtaacaaatagattgttaattgtttgttcatgatacctaatgttttaactgttaatgttaatgaatggaaccttattacaaaataatttttgcttaaagaaattattttttgaacCGTTAGGATTTTTATTTGAGACATTTTTATGacaagtaaaacaaaataaatacaaaataaataaataaaattggggaaaaaaggtaaaaaaaataaataaaaatgtaattagggtTTTTGTTTTGCATAATGTTTACTGCCTTTTAATAGGTGCAAAAACATTGCAATTCAGTATTTTCTTGTTGTACAGTAAAAATTACTGTTATACAATTATAAATCTattatatctattataaatctatatattacagtaatgagaatgtaaTGAAAATATCTATTGAgaatgagaattacaaaaaacaaagtaaaacatcataAGAATTTGTAGGGGAAAATGTGTTTGGtagccatgaaaataatgtcacaatgctaaTCTTCATTGTCTTTTATAATCTTATTTTCATTCTTCTCCAAGtattagtttttctttttattttggggttaaaAGTGACGCTTGGACTGTTTCGTTCAACACAAAATAAACAGTATGTTCTATCTGTTTCAGTATCTGAGTCTTCTGCGCTCATGTGAAGGGTATAACGAGGTGATGTTCCCTCACTGTGCATGTGATTCACGGAGGAAAGGTCATGTGATCACGGCCATCAGCATGAAGCATTTCAAACTGCACGCCTGCACGGAGGATGGCACTCTGGAGGTGGGCGGGGCTAACATGACAGAATGTGTGTGCAGGAATGAGTGGCAGTGAGCTCATCAGTATCATATTTGTAGACATTTACAGTCACATGACTTAGGTATATGGGACACCATCAGAATAAAATGCTGCCCATAGAGGGCAAATATTTGGGATCAGTGTTGTTTGGGGCTTGGTTGTATATATTGAAGGTTTAGATGGACggtatatttattaaaacatatcaCAGAACTTGGAGAGGGCTTGTATGAACTCTCTGCCTCTGGCACACAGAATCAGGTGATCATCTTTGAATGGTCAGAGATGCAGAGATGGGACACAGATGAGGAGGGTATGGCCTTCTGCTTTGAATATGTGCGAGGACAGAAGAAACCTCGCTGGGTCAAAGTTTTCACTCCTTATGTAAGTCACATGCACGCATACACATTAAAAACATTCACTAGTTTAGACTAGTAATTTTCTCACCTTAATATTTTTCAAAACACAGTCGACTGTCTTTATTCCATGTAACATAAAAGGAGATTTGTATGGAGATGgagtatgttagcctcagtcaccattcactttcattgcactttcatcttttttttccacacaatgaaagtgaatggtgactgaggctaactttctgcctaaaatcctgtttttgtgttccattgttccaaatggatttggaacaacatgagggtgactgaattttcatctttgggttaACTATGCCTTTTAAGCTAAAACAATTCCCTGAATATagattgtttaaaatagtttgctaAAAATTCAGAGAGAGGATGTGTCAGTGCTCTAATAGCTACCCATTCAATTACTTGTTTTCCAGTAATGCCCtgactgtgtgtatatgtgcttaCCCTCAGTTTAACTACATGCACGAGTGCTTTGAGAGGATTTTCTGTGAGCTTAAATGGAGAAAAGAGGTATTTGTTAACTTACACACATTTCAGCCTTTGTTTTTGTACCTTTCCTTGTTATTTGTGGCTAATATGTTTCTCTCGGATATGTAACAGGTTGAAGAGGAGGCCTCGGACAAAGGCAATAAGAACTGTAGTAATAACGGTGAGAACAAAACCTTTAACACtctcattctcacacacacaaagtacaCGTTTATGGGTTTACTCATGTGATGTGTATGTAATTGCACAGAAACCTGGTTAATTCTTACAAACACTCGAGTGTGAATATGAGCTCACATGTCATGCATGTGATCCTCATTTGAACCATCAGAGCATAAAATGAACCCTGGACCTCCTGGAAAGGTCAAACAATGGGAATTTATTCCTTTCTGTTGTGTAAAACAAAATGCAGGAAATGCATTGATTTAAATGCACTGTATGGTGTCATAGATTAGAAATACTCCTGAGGACGGTGACTATGCTTATTATTGAACTTTTGTTTTCTGCAAATTGTGTATTCCCATATTTCTCATACAATAGAGATAAAGAAGCATGTTTAGCGTTACATAGTACATACTTTTCTGTACTAAACTGAGGAaattacattttcttaatttaagaAGTTTAAGGTGTACAAAGTAATTTTTTGTTCGTCTTAGATTTTATATTGACCCTATTGgtgtagatgcagcatcacacaaaaagTTTTCGGTTGATGTAATTGTTGAACTACCCAATTCCCAagcatatttgccttttttttatttatttttttttattatttat from Myxocyprinus asiaticus isolate MX2 ecotype Aquarium Trade chromosome 30, UBuf_Myxa_2, whole genome shotgun sequence includes:
- the LOC127421001 gene encoding sorting nexin-27-like, which codes for MAEIEGEESTRPASPTLITPVNGPGMVGSGSGNQTPTMVTSGPRVVRIVKSESGYGFNVRGQVSEGGQLRSINGELYAPLQHVSAVLTGGAADQAGIVKGDRILEVNGVSVEGATHKQVVDLIRAGERELVLTVLSVPAQEAEGLDTSEEGSVLPNYDYGDKQAVPISIPTYKHVEQHSEKFVVYNVYMSGRQLCSKRYREFAILNQNLKREFSNFTFPKLPGKWPFSLSEQQLDARRRGLEEYLERVCSVRVISESDIMQEFLSESNENHNGVTDVELRIALPDKTTVSVSVRKNSTTDQVYQALVMKVGMDSMMASYFALFEVINHSFVRKLAPNEFPHKLYVQNYTSAVLGTCLTMCKWLFSTEEEELLRDNPLALHYCFHQAQDDVKKGFIKAEDKAYQLQKFAEQRKMAMYLSLLRSCEGYNEVMFPHCACDSRRKGHVITAISMKHFKLHACTEDGTLENQVIIFEWSEMQRWDTDEEGMAFCFEYVRGQKKPRWVKVFTPYFNYMHECFERIFCELKWRKEVEEEASDKGNKNCSNNDYLSPLEQQKGWCHLGGEIATS